The DNA window AGGCGAGGAAACGCCGACAACATAGACGAGCAGCGGCACCGCCAGCACCGATCCACCGCCGCCGATGAGGCCGAGGACAAGCCCGACGAGACCGCCCGATCCCGTGGCCAGCAGGGCCTGCGTCAGCGGCATCACGGCTGGCTGTCCGGCACCGCGAGCGAGGTCACGATCTCGCTGCCGCGTTCGAGCGTCTTCCCGACCGGGCATTTGGTGGCGATCCCGGCGAGATGCTCCCGCTGCTCCTCGGTCAGGTCGCCGTCGATCCGGACCTTCCGGTCGAAGACATCCCTCTGCTGACCATCGGCGCCGACGCGGATCCTGTGCGTCACGGTGACCGAGATCTGGCGCACGGGCCACGCCTTGCGGTCGGCGTACATGCGCAGCGTCATCGACGTGCAGGCGCCGAGACTGGCCATCAGCAACTGGAAGGGATCGGGTCCCGACGCATGGCCGCCCCGGCTTTCCGGCTCGTCCGCGGCAAGGGTATGGCCGCAAACCTCGATGG is part of the Hartmannibacter diazotrophicus genome and encodes:
- a CDS encoding OsmC family protein, translating into MNERSLTVSENAVAPYGQTIEVCGHTLAADEPESRGGHASGPDPFQLLMASLGACTSMTLRMYADRKAWPVRQISVTVTHRIRVGADGQQRDVFDRKVRIDGDLTEEQREHLAGIATKCPVGKTLERGSEIVTSLAVPDSQP